CGATCACCGGTTCGCCTGCGCAGCCCGGCGCGACCAGCAGGCGGACCCGGTGCCCGGCCCGCAGCAGGCCGCGGACGGTGTGGGCACCCAGGTAGCCGGTGCCGGCCGGTCACTGCGATTCGCACGAATCCCTCACTCACGCAGTCGTGTCGGCGCGCGCGATCGGCCACACCGGGTCGGTGCAGTCGGTGCCCTCTGCGGTCAGTTGGCGCTTGATCACCTTGAAGGTCTCGGTGCGCGGCAGTTCGGTGCCCACCCGCACGTACGACGGCCACTGCTTCGGTCCGAGGTCGTCCTGCGCGGCCAGGAACTCGCGGAACTCATCGGGGTCGAAGGGCGCTCCCGGTGCCGGCACCACCGCGGCCATCACCTGATCGCCCACCGCCGGATCGGGGACGGGATACACCGCGACCTCGAGAATCCCGGGATGGCGCACCAGGATTCGCTCGATGGGCGCGGTGCCCAGGTTCTCGCCGTCCACCCGCATCCAGTCCCCGAGGCGGCCGGCGAAGTACACGTAACCGTTCTCGTCGCAGAACGCCAGGTCGCCGGTGTGGTAGACGCCGCCCGCCATCCGCTCGGACTCGGCCTGTGGATCGTTGTAGTAGCCGCGGAACCATCCGGCGCCGGTCGGGTTCACCAGTTCGCCGACGCGTCCGGGTGGGCACGGTTCACCGGTGTCGACGTCGACGATCGCGACCTCATCGGTCAGTGGGCCCAGCGCGCCGTCGGGGGTGTCGGGGGTGCGGGCGATGGCGACGCCACCCTCGGTGGAACCGAACCCGTCGACGACGTGCACGCCGAACCGTTCGGCGAACCGCTCCAGGTCACGCGGCGCCCCTTCGTTGCCGTACAGGATCTTCAACGGGTTGTCGGCATCGTCCGGGCGCGGTTCGGTGGCCAGGATGTAGGACAGCGGCTTGCCGACGTAGTTGGCGTAGGTGGCGCCGTAGCGGCGCACGTCGTCGATGAACCCCGACGCGGAGAACTTGCGGCGCAACGCGATCGACGCACCGGCGGCAACCGCGACGGCCCAGCCGGCCATGATCGCGTTCGAATGGAACAGCGGCATCGACAGATAGGCGGTGTCGGACGGGCCGAGGCCGAAACGTTCGGCGAGCATCCGGCCCGGGAACGCGACCTTGTCGTGTGTGACCCGCACGGCCTTGGGTTCACCGCTGGTGCCCGACGTGAAGATCAACATGAACAGGTCATCCGGGCGGAGCGGTCCGAACTGCACCGGCGCACCTCGATGGCCCACCAGTTCGGTTGCCCACTCGGCAGATTCGACGTCGATCACCGGGATCTCGCCCGCGGGCACCAGGCCAGGGTTGTCGGTGAGCACCACCTGGCAGTCCGCCCGCACGATGTCGCGCGACAGCGCCTCACCACGGCGCGTGGGATTCAGGCCCACCGGCACCAGTCCCGTAAGACCCGCTGCCACCAGCAGGCTGGAGAAGGACGTGGTGTTGCCCAGCAGCACCCCGACGTGCGGGGGCCGCCGCGGGTCCATGCGGGCGCGCAGCGCGGCCCCCGCCTGGGCGCCCGCCGCAATGTGCTCGGCCCAGCTGACGAACGAATCACCCTCGTACACACCGCGATCGGTAACGTCGACCAGGGAAGCGAGCAGAGCCGTCACGGTCTGGGGATCGGTGGGGTCGGCCATCCCTAGGCGGGTGTTTCGGCCAGTTCGCGGCCGATGTGCAGCAGCTGGCCGGTCGCGCTGCCGAGGGCGAACTCGGTCTGCTTGGCGGCCAGGAAGTAGCGGTGGACCGGGTGGTCCGTGTCGATGCCGACCCCGCCGTGCACGTGAACCGTGGTGTGCGCGACGCGGTGTCCGGCCTCGGCGGCCCAGAATGCCGCGGTGGCGACATCGATGTCGGCGGGCAGATCCTCCGACAACCGCCAGGCCGCCTGGGTGAGCGTGAGCTGCAGGCCCTTGACGTCGATGTAGCCGTCGGCCAGCCGTGACGAGACCGCCTGGAAACTGCCGATCGGACGGTCGAACTGTTCACGCTCGCGCGCGTACGACGCGGTGAGCTCAAGGGCGCGTTCCAGCACACCGAGTTGATATGCCGTGCGGCCGAGCATCGTGCGCGTCGTCAACCACTCGGCGACCACCCCACCGAGCGCGCCGCCGAGCGCCCGGTCGGCGCCGACGGCGACGTCGTGGAGTTCCAGATGCGCGACGCTGCCCTTGCCGGTGGTGTCCAACGAGGTCTCGGTCACCCCGGCGTCGTCCGCGGCGACGATGAAAACGCCGACGCCGGAACCGGTTTCGGCCGGGACCAGATAGGCGTCGGCGACCGGGCCGTAACCGACCTGGGTGCGGGTGCCGGTCAGGCGGTAGCCGTCCCCGTCGGCCTGCGCCTGCACCGGACCCTGGCCCATCTCGGCGTCGAGGGCGACCGTGAGGATCTTGTCGCCGGCGACCGCGGGCGCACCCCACGCGGCGCGCTGCGCTTCGGAGCCGAACTGCGCGATCGCGCCCGCGGCGGCCACCACGGACTCCAGATACGGCACCGCGGCCAGTTGCCGTCCCAGCGCCGTCAGCACGGCGGTCTGCTCCAGCACACCGAATCCACCGCCGCCCACCGATTCCGGTGCCGCGGCCGACAGCACGTCGGACTCGATGAGCTTGGCCCACAGGTCACGGTCGAACCGCTCGGGGAGCTTGTCGAGCTCACGCTGGTGTTCGGGCGTGCACACCGATTCGGTGATGGTGCGCACCAGGCCGCCGAGGTCGGCGGCCGCTTCCGGTTGTGAAAAGTCCATGTCAGGTTCCGCCTTCTACCGGTTCACTCGGGGCAGGCCGAGCGCGACCATGCCGATGATGTCTCGTTGGATCTCGTTGGTGCCGCCGCCGAAGGTCAGGATCAACGCCGAACGGTGGAACCGCTCGATCCGGCCGCGCAGCAGTGCACCGCGGGTGTCCCCGCGCAGCGTCGCCGAGGTGCCGAGCACCTCCATGAGCAGCCGGTAGGCCTCGGTCGCCAACTCGGTGCCGTACACCTTGGCCGCCGACGCGTCGGCAGGTGACGGCGCGGACTCGGTCGAGGCGAGTTCCCAGTTGACGAGTTTGAGCACCTCGGCCTTGGCGTGCACGCGGGCCAGGTTGAGCTGCACCCACTCCGAGTCGATCAACCGCTTGCCGTGCACGTCCTTGGTGTTCTGGGCCCACTCCCGCACCCCGCCCAGTGCGACGTAGATGGGCTGGGCCGATACGAGTGCCACCCGCTCGTGGTTGAGCTGGTTGGTCACGAGTTTCCAGCCCTGGTTCTCCTCGCCGACCAGATTGGTCACCGGCACGCGCACGTCCTGGTAGTAGGTGGCGCTGGTGTCCACCCCGGACATGGTGTGCACCGGCGTCCAGGAGAAGCCCTCGGCCGTGGTCGGGACGATGAGCATCGAGATGCCGCGGTGCTTCTTGGCCTCGGGGTTTGTGCGCACCGCGAGCCACACATAGTCGGCGTAGGCGATCAGGCTGGTCCACATCTTCTGGCCGTTGATGACGTACTCGTCGCCGTCGCGCACCGCGGTGGTGCGCAGCGATGCCAGGTCGGTGCCCGCGCCCGGTTCGGAATAGCCGATCGAGAAGTGCAACTCGCCCGATGCGATCTTGGGCAGGAAGTAGTTCTTCTGCTCCTCGGTGCCGAACGCCATGATCGTCGGCGCGACGCTGTTGATGGTGAGGAACGGCACCGGCGCACCCGCGATCGCGGCCTCGTCGGTGAAGATCAGCCCGTCCATCGGCGGGCGGGCCTGACCGCCGAATTCCTTGGGCCAGGACAGCGTGAGCCACCCGTCCTTGCCCATCTGCGCGACGGTCTCGCGGTAGACGTTGCCGCGGCCCATCTCGCCTTCGGATGAGCCGAGCGCCTCCACCCGTTCCGGCGTCATCAACTTGGCGAAGTACGCGCGCAGCTCGCGGCGCAACTCCTCCTGCTCGGGGGTGTATCCGATCCGCATCTGCTGCATCCTCACTGCTCAAACGACCTGACTTCCCACCCGGTTGTAACACGTTCTAGTCTTGGGGTCCAGACCGGTGGTTGGCCGTCTCCGGTCGGATCGGGTCGTATTCTGTGGCTGCGTGCCCCCAGCCCGGTGCGCGCACACGCCTTGAGGAGGTCGTCATGCGAGTTGAAGTTGACCGCGATCGCTGCGAAGGCAACGCGGTGTGCGTGGGAATTGCCCCGGATCTGTTCGAACTCGACGACGAGGACTACGCGGTGGTGAAATCCGATCCGGTGCCCGCCGATCAGGAGGATCTGGCCGATCAGGCGGTCCACGAGTGCCCCAGGGCCGCGCTGATCCGCAAAGACTAGAGGCATTCATAAATTGACCCAGCCGCGCACCCGAGGAGCCGCATGACCAACGACACGCACCCCGCCGATCAGAAAGCCGGGAACGACGCCGGTCTCGATCTGTCCGGAAAGGTCGCCATCGTCACCGGCGCCGCCGCGGGCCTCGGCCGCGCCGAGGCGATCGGTCTGGCCCAGTCCGGCGCCACCGTCGTCGTCAACGACATCGCGGGCGCGCTGGAGCGGTCCGACGTGCTCGACGAGATCGCCGCGGCCGGATCCAAGGGTGTGGCCGTCGCGGGTGACATCAGCCGGCGGTCCACGGCCGACGAGCTCATCGAGACCGCCGACGGGCTCGGCGGCCTTGGCATCGTCGTCAACAACGCGGGCATCACGCGCGACCGCATCCTGTTCAACATGACCGACGAGGAGTGGGACTCGGTCATCGCGGTCCACCTGCGCGGGCACTTCCTGCTGACCCGCAACGCCGCCGCGTACTGGCGCGGGCAGGCCAAGGCCGGGGACGGGACGGTCTACGGCCGCGTCATCAACACCTCGTCGGAGGCCGGGCTGTCCGGCCCGGTCGGCCAGCCCAACTACGGCGCCGCCAAGGCGGGCATCACCGCGCTCACCCTCTCGGCGGCCAGGGCACTCGAGCGGTTCGGGGTCAGGGCCAACGCGATCGCGCCAAGGGCGCGCACCGCGATGACGGCCGGTGTGTTCGGCGACGCGCCCGAGCTTCCCAAGGGGCAGATCGACCCGCTCTCCACCGATCACGTCGTGACGCTCGTGCGGTTCCTCGCGGCACCGGCCTCAGAAGGTGTGAACGGTCAGCTGTTCATCGTTTATGGTCCATCTGTCACCTTGGTCGCGGCGCCCACCGCCGAGACGCAGTTCGTCGCCGACGCCGACGCGTGGGAACCGTCAGACCTGAGCGTGACGCTGCGGGACTACTTTGCTGATCGGGATCCGGAGCGTGGGTTCTCGGCGACTGCACTGATGCAGTCGCGAGACTGACAGTCTCAATTGTCGGTCGTCCGAGGACAAGTAGAACGCGTTTCAGATTTCGGTTGGCTGCATGTGCCCCGAAATGGGAAGACGCTGGGGTTTTCCTGAGATTCGCTGTTCTTTGACACTGCGAACTTGTTCTAGTTAGTATGATCCGGCTCACGTGAGCGCGATGTCAGATCAGGGGTGGGACAGTCGTCGATCCGGCGGCTCGGAACTTTCGCCGGAGTGAATTTCGGCGAGGGTAGAGTCTCCACCCCCCGCCCCAAATGAACGGAGCTGAGGTTGATCGAACAGCTTGCGGTTCCAGCCCGGGCCGTGGGCGGTTTCGTCGAGATGTCCCTGGACACCTTCGCCAAGATCTTCCGGAGGCCGTTTCAGCTCAAGGAGTTCCTCGACCAGACCTGGATGATCGCCCGCGTCTCGTTGGTGCCGACGCTGCTGGTGGCCATCCCGTTCACCGTGCTGGTCGCGTTCACACTGAACATCCTGCTGCGTGAGATCGGCGCCGCCGACCTGTCCGGTGCGGGCACGGCCTTCGGCACCATCACCCAGCTCGGTCCGGTGGTGACCGTGCTTGTCGTCGCGGGCGCCGGCGCGACGGCGATCTGCGCCGACCTGGGCGCACGCACCATCCGCGAGGAGATCGACGCCATGCGGGTGCTCGGCATCGACCCGATCCAACGGCTCGTGGTGCCCCGCGTGCTGGCGTCCACCTTCGTGGCGCTGCTGCTCAACGGTCTGGTGTGCGCCATCGGCCTCGCCGGGGGCTATGTGTTCTCGGTCTTCCTGCAGGGCGTCAACCCCGGCGCCTTCATCAACGGCCTGACCGTGCTCACCGGTCTCGGTGAGCTGGTGCTCGCCGAGATCAAGGCGCTGCTGTTCGGGGTCGTCGCGGGATTGGTGGGCTGCTACCGCGGCCTGACCGTCAAGGGCGGGCCCAAAGGTGTGGGTAACGCCGTCAACGAGACCGTGGTCTATGCGTTCATCTGTCTGTTCGTGATCAATGTGATCATGACCGCAATCGGCGTCAGGGTGCTCACACCATGACGGATGCACGAGCGGAACGCGCCATGATGGCTGCTTGCGCAAAAAAGAGACGCCGATGAGTTACGACGCCACGCTGCGATTCCGCCGCCTGTTCCGTGGGGTGCCCAGGACCGTCGACACGGTCGGCGAGCAGGCCCTGTTCTACGGCGAGACCATGCGGTACCTGCCGAACGCCTTCACGCGGTACCGCAAGGAGACCATCCGACTGGTCGCCGAGATGACCATGGGCGCGGGAGCGCTGGTGATGATCGGCGGCACCGTCGGGGTCGCGGCATTCCTCACGCTGGCGTCCGGCGGCGTCATCGCGGTGCAGGGCTACTCGTCGCTGGGCAACATCGGCATCGAGGCCCTCACCGGCTTCCTGTCGGCCTTCCTCAACGTGCGCATCGTCGCGCCGGTCATCGCCGGGATCGCGCTCGCGGCCACCATCGGCGCGGGCGCCACGGCCCAGCTCGGGGCGATGCGCGTGGCCGAGGAGATCGACGCCGTCGAATCGATGGCCGTGCACGCCGTGTCCTACCTGGTGTCGACGCGGCTGCTGGCCGGCCTCATCGCGATCGTGCCGCTGTACTCGCTGTCGGTGCTCGCGGCGTTCTTCGCGGCGCGGTTCACGACGGTGTTCATCAACGGGCAGTCCGCGGGCCTCTACGACCACTACTTCAACACCTTCCTGATCCCCAGCGACCTGCTGTGGTCGTTCCTGCAGGCCATCGTGATGGCGATCGCCGTCATGCTCGTGCACACCTACTACGGCTACAACGCCTCCGGCGGCCCGGTGGGGGTCGGGATCGCGGTGGGGCAGGCCGTGCGCACCTCGCTGATCGTCGTCGTCACCATCACCCTGTTCATCTCACTCGCCGTCTACGGCGCGTCCGGCAACTTCAACCTCTCGGGGTAGAACACCATGTCGAACGGAAACGCCAAACGCAGCCACGTGCGGATCGCGGCCGCCGTCCTGGCGGCGATCGTGCTCGCCGCGGTCGTGTTCACCTACCTGTCCTACTCGGCCGCGTTCACCCCCACCGACAAGGTCACGGTCACCGCGCCGCGCGCGGGCCTGGTGATGGAACGCGATGCGAAGGTCAAGTACCGCGGCATCCAGATCGGCAAGGTGACCGACATCGAATACGCGGGTCGCGAGGCGAGGCTCACGCTGTCGCTCAAGCGCGGTGAGATGCAGTACATCCCGTCGAATGCGACCGTGCGGATCGCGGGCAACACGATCTTCGGCGCCAAGTCCGTCGAGTTCCTGCCGCCCGAGCAGGCCGCCGACACGCCGCTGCGCCCGGGCACCAACGTCCCGGTGGGCGACGTGCAGCTCGAGGTCAACACGCTGTTCCAGACGCTGTCGGACCTGCTCGACAAGATCGACCCGGTGAGCCTCAACGGCACGCTGACAGCACTGGGCGAGGGTCTGCGCGGGCACGGCGACGATCTCGGCGCGACCCTGGCCGGGTTGAACACGCTGCTGGCGCAGCTCAACCCCAAGCTGCCCACCCTGCAGGAGGACTTCGCCAAGGCGGCCGGTGTCGCCAACATCTACGGTGACGCCGGACCCGACATCGCCGAGGTGATCGGCAACGTCCCCGACCTGAACCGGACCATCGTCGATGAGCGGGCCAACCTCGATGCCACGCTGCTGGCCGCGACCGGCCTGGCCAACAACGGCACCGCGACACTGCAGCCCGCCGCCGACAACTACATCGCGGCCATCCAGCGGCTGCGGGCCCCGCTCAAGGTCGCAGGCGACTACTCTCCGGAGTTCGGCTGCATCCTGCAGGGCACGGCCATCGCGGTCGACCGGTTCGCCCCGATCATCGGTGGTATCCGGCCGGGCCTGTTCGTGGCGTCCAACTTCCTGCCGGGGGCGCCCGCGTACACCTATCCCGAGAGCCTGCCGATCGTGAACGCCTCGGGCGGGCCGAACTGCCGAGGCCTGCCCGATGTGCCGTCCAAGCAGTTCGGTGGCAGCTGGTATCACACGCCGTTCCTGGTCACCGACAACGCCTACGTGCCGTTCCAGCCGAACACCGAACTGCAGTTCGACGCGCCCGCGACGCTGCAGTTCCTGTTCAACGGTGCGTTCGCCGAAAGGGACGACTTCTAGATGCGCCGCGACAGAACCATGCTCAAGGTCAGCATCTTCACGGTGGTGATGCTGCTGGTGGCCGCCGGGCTCGTGGTGGTCTTCGGCGAGTTCCGCTTCGCCGCGGGCAACACCTACCACGCCACGTTCGCCGAGGCCTCGCGACTGAAGGCCGGTCAGGACGTTCGCATCGCCGGCGTGCCGGTCGGGACGGTCAATTCCGTCAAACTGAACCCGGACAACACCGTCGACGTCGGTTTCGACGTCAACAAGCGCTACCAGCTGTACACCTCGAGCCGGGCCGTGGTGCGGTACGAGAACCTGGTCGGTGACCGGTACCTGGAGATCACCTCGGGGCCGGGGGAATTGCGCAAGCTCGCCCCGGGCAGCACCATCGCGCAGCAGAACACCCAGCCCGCACTGGATCTCGACGCGCTCCTGGGCGGGCTGCGACCGGTTCTCAAAGGCCTCGACGGCGCCAAGATCAACGAGGTGTCCAACGCGGTGATCGAACTGCTGCAGGGCCAGGGCGGTGCGCTGGCCAACCTGTTGACCAGCACGAGCGCGTTCACCCAGAACGTGGCGGCCCGCGACCAGCTGATCGGCGACGTGATCACCAACCTCAACACCGTGCTGGGCACGGTCGACGAGAAAGGTTCGCAGTTCGACGCCAGCGTCGACGAACTGCAGAAACTGATCACCGGATTGGCCGAGGGGCGCGACCCGATCGCCGGTGCGATCCCGCCGCTCGCGTCGGCGGAGAGCGATCTGACCGAGATGCTGGAAACGTCGCGTCGGCCGCTGCAGGGCGTCATCGAGAACGCCCGGCCGCTCGCGCAACGAATGGACGAACGCAAGGCCGACATCAACAAGGTCATCGAACCGCTCGCCGAGAACTACCTGAGGCTCAACGCCCTCGGGGCCTACGGTTCGTTCTTCAACATCTATTACTGCTCGATCCGGATGAAGGTGAACGGGCCGGCGGGCAGCGACATCCTGATTCCGTTCGGCGGTCCGCCGGACCCGTCCAAGGGGAGGTGTTCGGAGAATGGCTAGCCTCGACAATGACAAGACGCTGCGCACCGGGATCTTCGGCATCGTCCTGGTGACCGCGGTCGTGCTGGTGTCGTTCGGATACACCGGTCTGCCGTTCTTCCCGCAGGGCAAGCCGTATGAGGCGTACTTCGCCGACGCCGGAGGTATCGAGACGGGCAACGACGTCAACGTCTCCGGTATCACCGTCGGCAAGGTCACCGACGTGGCCCTGGCCGGTGACGCCGCGAAGGTCACCTTCACCGTCGACCGCAAGATCAAGGTGGGTGACCAGTCGCTGGTGGCGATCAAGACCGACACCGTGCTGGGACAGAAGTCGCTGTCGGTGACGCCGAAGGGCGCGGGCTCGCCGACGGTGATCCCGTTGGGCCGCACCACAACTCCCTACACGTTGAACACCGCGCTGCAGGATCTCGGGCAGAACGTCGGCGAACTGGACAAGCCGCGCTTCGAACAGGCGCTGCAGACGCTGACCGACACCATGCGCGACGCCACCCCGCAGTTGCGCGGCGCGCTCGACGGTGTGGCGAATTTGTCGCGCAGCCTCAACCGCCGCGACGAGGCGCTCGGGCAGCTGCTGACGCACGCCAAGCGCGTGTCGGACCTGCTGGCCCAACGGGCCGGGCAGGTCAACCAACTCATCACCGACGGCAACATGCTCTTCGCCGCGCTCGACGAGCGCAGGCAGGCGCTGAGCACGCTGATCGCGGGCATCGACGACGTGTCGCGGCAGCTCTCGGGTTTCGTGGCCGACAACCGCCGCGAGTTCAAGCCCGCGCTGGACAAGCTCAACCTGGTCATGGACAACCTGCTCGAGCGCCGCGAGCACATCGGCGAGGCACTGCGCCGGCTGCCTCCGTACGCCACGGCGCTGGGCGAGGTCGTCGGATCCGGACCCGGCTTCCAGATCAACCTGTACGGGGTGCCGCCCGCCTCGATGTCCGAAGTGCTGCTCGATACCTACTTCCAGCCCGGTAAATTGCCGGACAGTCTCGCCGACATGTTGCGCGGCTACATTTCCGAGCGGACGATCGTTAGGCCGAAATCGCCATGACACAGGACAATTCGGTGTCCAGCAGGACTCGCTGGATTCGTATCGCACTCGCCGCGATGCTGCTGGTGACGCTCGCGGTGGGGGTGTACCAGGTGTGGCCCTCGCGCGGCGGGCACACGCTGACGGCCTACTTCACCAATGCCGTCGGTCTGTACCCGGGCGATCAGGTGCGGGTGGTCGGCGTGCCCGTCGGCAGGATCGACTCGATCGAACCGCGGCCGTCGGACGTCAAGATCACCATGACGCTCGACCGCGGCATCAAGGTCCCCGCGGACGCCAAGGCGTTGATCATCGCGCCGAACCTGGTGGCCGCCAGGTTCATTCAGCTCACCCCCGCCTACACCGAGGGCGAACAGATGGCCGACGGCGCCTCGATCGGGTTGGACCGCACCGCGGTCCCGGTCGAGTGGGACCAGGTCAAGGAGCAGCTCACGCAGCTGTCCGCCCAGCTCGGCCCGCAGCAGGGTTCCGTGCAGGGGCCGCTGGCGCAGGTGGTCAACCAGGCCGCAGAAACCTTCGACGGCAACGGGGACTCGTTCCGCAACGCCCTGCGCGAGCTGTCGCAAACCGCCGGGCGGCTAGGGGATTCGCGTACCGACCTCTTCGGCACGGTGCGAAACCTGCAGATCCTCGTCGACGCGCTGTCGAACAGCAACGAACAGATCGTCCAGTTCACCAACCATGTGGCGTCGGTGTCGCAAGTGCTCGCCGACAGCGCCAGCGGGCTGGACAGCACGCTCGACACGCTCAACCAGGCGCTGTCCGATGTGCGCGGTTTCCTCAACGAGAGCAACGACGCGCTGATCGCCCAGGTGGGCAAGCTCGCCGACTTCACCCAGATCCTCAC
This region of Mycolicibacterium goodii genomic DNA includes:
- a CDS encoding MCE family protein codes for the protein MRRDRTMLKVSIFTVVMLLVAAGLVVVFGEFRFAAGNTYHATFAEASRLKAGQDVRIAGVPVGTVNSVKLNPDNTVDVGFDVNKRYQLYTSSRAVVRYENLVGDRYLEITSGPGELRKLAPGSTIAQQNTQPALDLDALLGGLRPVLKGLDGAKINEVSNAVIELLQGQGGALANLLTSTSAFTQNVAARDQLIGDVITNLNTVLGTVDEKGSQFDASVDELQKLITGLAEGRDPIAGAIPPLASAESDLTEMLETSRRPLQGVIENARPLAQRMDERKADINKVIEPLAENYLRLNALGAYGSFFNIYYCSIRMKVNGPAGSDILIPFGGPPDPSKGRCSENG
- a CDS encoding MlaE family ABC transporter permease, producing the protein MSYDATLRFRRLFRGVPRTVDTVGEQALFYGETMRYLPNAFTRYRKETIRLVAEMTMGAGALVMIGGTVGVAAFLTLASGGVIAVQGYSSLGNIGIEALTGFLSAFLNVRIVAPVIAGIALAATIGAGATAQLGAMRVAEEIDAVESMAVHAVSYLVSTRLLAGLIAIVPLYSLSVLAAFFAARFTTVFINGQSAGLYDHYFNTFLIPSDLLWSFLQAIVMAIAVMLVHTYYGYNASGGPVGVGIAVGQAVRTSLIVVVTITLFISLAVYGASGNFNLSG
- a CDS encoding MCE family protein yields the protein MASLDNDKTLRTGIFGIVLVTAVVLVSFGYTGLPFFPQGKPYEAYFADAGGIETGNDVNVSGITVGKVTDVALAGDAAKVTFTVDRKIKVGDQSLVAIKTDTVLGQKSLSVTPKGAGSPTVIPLGRTTTPYTLNTALQDLGQNVGELDKPRFEQALQTLTDTMRDATPQLRGALDGVANLSRSLNRRDEALGQLLTHAKRVSDLLAQRAGQVNQLITDGNMLFAALDERRQALSTLIAGIDDVSRQLSGFVADNRREFKPALDKLNLVMDNLLERREHIGEALRRLPPYATALGEVVGSGPGFQINLYGVPPASMSEVLLDTYFQPGKLPDSLADMLRGYISERTIVRPKSP
- a CDS encoding MCE family protein, which codes for MSNGNAKRSHVRIAAAVLAAIVLAAVVFTYLSYSAAFTPTDKVTVTAPRAGLVMERDAKVKYRGIQIGKVTDIEYAGREARLTLSLKRGEMQYIPSNATVRIAGNTIFGAKSVEFLPPEQAADTPLRPGTNVPVGDVQLEVNTLFQTLSDLLDKIDPVSLNGTLTALGEGLRGHGDDLGATLAGLNTLLAQLNPKLPTLQEDFAKAAGVANIYGDAGPDIAEVIGNVPDLNRTIVDERANLDATLLAATGLANNGTATLQPAADNYIAAIQRLRAPLKVAGDYSPEFGCILQGTAIAVDRFAPIIGGIRPGLFVASNFLPGAPAYTYPESLPIVNASGGPNCRGLPDVPSKQFGGSWYHTPFLVTDNAYVPFQPNTELQFDAPATLQFLFNGAFAERDDF
- a CDS encoding ferredoxin, whose translation is MRVEVDRDRCEGNAVCVGIAPDLFELDDEDYAVVKSDPVPADQEDLADQAVHECPRAALIRKD
- a CDS encoding acyl-CoA dehydrogenase family protein; its protein translation is MDFSQPEAAADLGGLVRTITESVCTPEHQRELDKLPERFDRDLWAKLIESDVLSAAAPESVGGGGFGVLEQTAVLTALGRQLAAVPYLESVVAAAGAIAQFGSEAQRAAWGAPAVAGDKILTVALDAEMGQGPVQAQADGDGYRLTGTRTQVGYGPVADAYLVPAETGSGVGVFIVAADDAGVTETSLDTTGKGSVAHLELHDVAVGADRALGGALGGVVAEWLTTRTMLGRTAYQLGVLERALELTASYAREREQFDRPIGSFQAVSSRLADGYIDVKGLQLTLTQAAWRLSEDLPADIDVATAAFWAAEAGHRVAHTTVHVHGGVGIDTDHPVHRYFLAAKQTEFALGSATGQLLHIGRELAETPA
- a CDS encoding 3-oxoacyl-ACP reductase, translated to MTNDTHPADQKAGNDAGLDLSGKVAIVTGAAAGLGRAEAIGLAQSGATVVVNDIAGALERSDVLDEIAAAGSKGVAVAGDISRRSTADELIETADGLGGLGIVVNNAGITRDRILFNMTDEEWDSVIAVHLRGHFLLTRNAAAYWRGQAKAGDGTVYGRVINTSSEAGLSGPVGQPNYGAAKAGITALTLSAARALERFGVRANAIAPRARTAMTAGVFGDAPELPKGQIDPLSTDHVVTLVRFLAAPASEGVNGQLFIVYGPSVTLVAAPTAETQFVADADAWEPSDLSVTLRDYFADRDPERGFSATALMQSRD
- a CDS encoding MlaE family ABC transporter permease; the encoded protein is MIEQLAVPARAVGGFVEMSLDTFAKIFRRPFQLKEFLDQTWMIARVSLVPTLLVAIPFTVLVAFTLNILLREIGAADLSGAGTAFGTITQLGPVVTVLVVAGAGATAICADLGARTIREEIDAMRVLGIDPIQRLVVPRVLASTFVALLLNGLVCAIGLAGGYVFSVFLQGVNPGAFINGLTVLTGLGELVLAEIKALLFGVVAGLVGCYRGLTVKGGPKGVGNAVNETVVYAFICLFVINVIMTAIGVRVLTP
- the fadD17 gene encoding long-chain-fatty-acid--CoA ligase FadD17 yields the protein MADPTDPQTVTALLASLVDVTDRGVYEGDSFVSWAEHIAAGAQAGAALRARMDPRRPPHVGVLLGNTTSFSSLLVAAGLTGLVPVGLNPTRRGEALSRDIVRADCQVVLTDNPGLVPAGEIPVIDVESAEWATELVGHRGAPVQFGPLRPDDLFMLIFTSGTSGEPKAVRVTHDKVAFPGRMLAERFGLGPSDTAYLSMPLFHSNAIMAGWAVAVAAGASIALRRKFSASGFIDDVRRYGATYANYVGKPLSYILATEPRPDDADNPLKILYGNEGAPRDLERFAERFGVHVVDGFGSTEGGVAIARTPDTPDGALGPLTDEVAIVDVDTGEPCPPGRVGELVNPTGAGWFRGYYNDPQAESERMAGGVYHTGDLAFCDENGYVYFAGRLGDWMRVDGENLGTAPIERILVRHPGILEVAVYPVPDPAVGDQVMAAVVPAPGAPFDPDEFREFLAAQDDLGPKQWPSYVRVGTELPRTETFKVIKRQLTAEGTDCTDPVWPIARADTTA
- a CDS encoding MCE family protein, yielding MTQDNSVSSRTRWIRIALAAMLLVTLAVGVYQVWPSRGGHTLTAYFTNAVGLYPGDQVRVVGVPVGRIDSIEPRPSDVKITMTLDRGIKVPADAKALIIAPNLVAARFIQLTPAYTEGEQMADGASIGLDRTAVPVEWDQVKEQLTQLSAQLGPQQGSVQGPLAQVVNQAAETFDGNGDSFRNALRELSQTAGRLGDSRTDLFGTVRNLQILVDALSNSNEQIVQFTNHVASVSQVLADSASGLDSTLDTLNQALSDVRGFLNESNDALIAQVGKLADFTQILTDHSDDIEQILHITPNGLANFYNIYNPAQGTVGGLLSLPNFANPVQFICGGTFDTGANPDNYKRAEICRQRMGPVLKRITMNYPPVLFHPINSITAYKGQIIYDTPQTQAKAETPVPYLQWQNAPGVTAPQVPSDAALSDFIVPPDPATATAHGGPASPPGPAPGPAPAPPPPANTGAGG
- a CDS encoding acyl-CoA dehydrogenase family protein, with amino-acid sequence MRIGYTPEQEELRRELRAYFAKLMTPERVEALGSSEGEMGRGNVYRETVAQMGKDGWLTLSWPKEFGGQARPPMDGLIFTDEAAIAGAPVPFLTINSVAPTIMAFGTEEQKNYFLPKIASGELHFSIGYSEPGAGTDLASLRTTAVRDGDEYVINGQKMWTSLIAYADYVWLAVRTNPEAKKHRGISMLIVPTTAEGFSWTPVHTMSGVDTSATYYQDVRVPVTNLVGEENQGWKLVTNQLNHERVALVSAQPIYVALGGVREWAQNTKDVHGKRLIDSEWVQLNLARVHAKAEVLKLVNWELASTESAPSPADASAAKVYGTELATEAYRLLMEVLGTSATLRGDTRGALLRGRIERFHRSALILTFGGGTNEIQRDIIGMVALGLPRVNR